From one Bacillota bacterium genomic stretch:
- the acpS gene encoding holo-ACP synthase: protein MLFGVGVDIVEVDRVRGAVARRGDRLLRRLYTQAELDYCLAAREPERARRLAARFAAKEAVRKAIGAGRLQAGWDDAEIVRNEDGCPGVRLRGRLAALAGTKGIGTVLVSLSHAGDYAMAEALALTLTDETGVDHP from the coding sequence ATGCTGTTCGGGGTCGGTGTGGACATCGTTGAGGTGGACCGGGTGAGGGGGGCCGTCGCCAGAAGGGGTGACCGGCTCTTACGTCGTCTTTACACCCAGGCCGAGCTTGACTACTGCCTGGCCGCCCGCGAGCCGGAACGGGCCCGCCGTCTGGCCGCCAGGTTCGCCGCCAAGGAAGCCGTCAGAAAGGCCATCGGGGCCGGCCGGCTGCAGGCCGGCTGGGACGACGCGGAAATCGTCCGGAACGAGGACGGGTGTCCGGGGGTCAGGCTCCGGGGGAGGCTGGCCGCCCTGGCGGGGACCAAAGGCATTGGGACGGTCCTGGTCAGCCTGAGCCATGCCGGCGATTACGCGATGGCCGAGGCCCTGGCTCTGACCCTGACCGATGAGACGGGGGTGGACCACCCTTGA